Within Homo sapiens chromosome 2, GRCh38.p14 Primary Assembly, the genomic segment GCCAGTGGTATTAACTCATGCATAAAACAAATTTCGGTTTGCTATTTCTtctagcaaatttcaagtaaaaataagGTTGAAGGAGGAATTTGTTTTGGATGGATGCAGGTCAGTTTGAATTGCTATACTTAACTAAATGCCTACATGTACTATAGCTTCACAACTTAGTTTGCTTTTATAATCTTTATGGATTTTGGCCGTGTTCAAGGTTTTCAGAGTTGAGCATATGATACAGTATTCCATCAACAAAATAAGGCTACTGAATGTGCTATCTGCAAAAGAGCTCATTTAATAGGAACTGACCTAAAAGTTCCATCATGAAGCACACGTGGCATAAAAGTCAACCGGGGGGCAGAACTGTGCTTGGAAAATAGGCATTGGAATACTTTAAGCAAAACACATATAAATGGTTATTCATATGAGGAAGGTTTCCTAGTAGTAAATCTAAAAAAGTCTAGGTGAATCCTCATTTTCAAAACTGCATATTGAAAACATGAAAACTACTTATTCAAGTAATTTCTTCAAAAAAGTTTGCATGTTCTGACTGTGGAATTAGTCTACTGGGCAATTAAAGGCAATTTTaaccaccttttaaaaaatttttcatagaaaGGAGAGATGTTATGTGTTTCTCAAATAAACGGCATTATGTAAGTCCAATAAAAAAATCTAACAGAATTGAATGAAGACCTACAAATGCTTATGCCAAGCAGGAATCTGCCTGCCACCTGTGGTCTCACATTAATTCAAAATAGGTGCTGAATTCAGGATTCTGAAACTAAGTTTCTATTACTTGAGCTCTAGCAAAATGTAAGGTTCGGTAGCCTCAACTAGTGTAATGTCTTCCCTGTCCAAATCCAGAATGATTATACTGATAACCTCCATGCTGGAAATGCTGTTCAAATTGACCCCCTTGGTGATAATTCTggctccctcttcctccccagcctcctccctggcctgcacgaccacctcggcctccacgACCACCTCGCCCACCACGACCACCACCACGATCACCATGGTGCCCGCCATCTTGGTATCTATTGTCCTGCTGGTAGCCACCACCCTGGTATCCACTTCCTGTATATGAAGAAGATGTTTGGAAGCCACCATAACCTCCGCCTTGATAGCCACCACTGCTGTGGCCACCATGATAGCCACCTGGCTGGAAACCTGAATCTCGATAACCACCATCTTGGTAGCCACCTCCTCCACCACTCCCTCCATCTGTCCAGCCTCCTTGATGCttatttcctcttcctccccctcggCCACCATGGTCATAGCCACCACGTCCACCTCTCCCGCCTCCTTGTTCATGACCTCCTCGTCCTCCGTATGAGGAATGTTCATagccacctctccctcctcctcggcctcctgtTTGCTGCTGGGGGCCATCTTGCCTCTTCTGCCACGGTGGCATCTCTGGGGGTGGAGGTTCGATTTCATTGGGTCTACCACCTCTGTCAGGCACCCTGCCCATCAACACCTACAGAATaggaaagatattttaaacttttattttatgaacagaaataaatgcatttggaaaaaattaaaggtaCTCTAATCACCTTATTGATGGCACAGGCAGTCTTTTCTCTTATAGAGCCGCTGCTTGTCCTTAAAATCTTTGACAAGTCCTGCCTTGCAGCCAAAAGATGGGCAACAGAAATAGTAGTTTTAGGGGATAAGACTGAACGTTTCGGCTGGTAaaccttggctaatttttctgtctgGCTCTGTTGAAAGAAAAGTGTTCAAAGAGAAATGTCAATTTTCAAAATGACATAAGAAACACATATTAAATAAGTTAAAGGTCTCCAAAATATCTGATAATGATATTTACTAGGCTCTAGATGGTAGGAAAAGTTATATACTCACTACTGCTCCTACATAGTCAAGAACTACCTTAAAAGTACAGCTGCCAGACTTGTTGACACAACAAGGAGTGACAGGGactgtgggggcaggggtggagtgAGAGGGTGCCCCTTTAGGGTTATGAGGCCAACGTGATAAAAAGGTTCCCCCATCATTGGTCTCAGATCAAACATactcattttctctatttaaatataagaatataaagcTATTTCaacaattttgctttttaattttcctatCTTTGGTTTCTATGAGGTAATAACTATCTGCTGAATGACCAAGGTCTTTACCTGGATTGTCTCATTTAGCTGAAAAAAAACTTAAGTCTTACCAAATTCTCCAATTGTCTATAAATCATACCAAATCCAATATTTCTAACTTctattagcaaattaaattatttaaagtaaacAAGTAATTTgaaatcaatttattattttagtaattttcagAATAACTCCATTTCTCTCATAATAAGAACTTC encodes:
- the FAM98A gene encoding protein FAM98A isoform 1 (isoform 1 is encoded by transcript variant 1), with protein sequence MECDLMETDILESLEDLGYKGPLLEDGALSQAVSAGASSPEFTKLCAWLVSELRVLCKLEENVQATNSPSEAEEFQLEVSGLLGEMNCPYLSLTSGDVTKRLLIQKNCLLLLTYLISELEAARMLCVNAPPKKAQEGGGSEVFQELKGICIALGMSKPPANITMFQFFSGIEKKLKETLAKVPPNHVGKPLLKKPMGPAHWEKIEAINQAIANEYEVRRKLLIKRLDVTVQSFGWSDRAKSQTEKLAKVYQPKRSVLSPKTTISVAHLLAARQDLSKILRTSSGSIREKTACAINKVLMGRVPDRGGRPNEIEPPPPEMPPWQKRQDGPQQQTGGRGGGRGGYEHSSYGGRGGHEQGGGRGGRGGYDHGGRGGGRGNKHQGGWTDGGSGGGGGYQDGGYRDSGFQPGGYHGGHSSGGYQGGGYGGFQTSSSYTGSGYQGGGYQQDNRYQDGGHHGDRGGGRGGRGGRGGRGGRAGQGGGWGGRGSQNYHQGGQFEQHFQHGGYQYNHSGFGQGRHYTS
- the FAM98A gene encoding protein FAM98A isoform 2 (isoform 2 is encoded by transcript variant 2), coding for MGPAHWEKIEAINQAIANEYEVRRKLLIKRLDVTVQSFGWSDRAKSQTEKLAKVYQPKRSVLSPKTTISVAHLLAARQDLSKILRTSSGSIREKTACAINKVLMGRVPDRGGRPNEIEPPPPEMPPWQKRQDGPQQQTGGRGGGRGGYEHSSYGGRGGHEQGGGRGGRGGYDHGGRGGGRGNKHQGGWTDGGSGGGGGYQDGGYRDSGFQPGGYHGGHSSGGYQGGGYGGFQTSSSYTGSGYQGGGYQQDNRYQDGGHHGDRGGGRGGRGGRGGRGGRAGQGGGWGGRGSQNYHQGGQFEQHFQHGGYQYNHSGFGQGRHYTS